One Zeugodacus cucurbitae isolate PBARC_wt_2022May chromosome 3, idZeuCucr1.2, whole genome shotgun sequence genomic region harbors:
- the LOC105216132 gene encoding uncharacterized protein LOC105216132, protein MANTKAATATATASATTISGSENQFCMQLNASELTAIIMKGSPNSNDRDAGFCSGSSEGGDDLDRIEHARLVSSSPTSPTDATTETSEDSVEVKVTPIALVRNKRKSSEPSKVVDASATSVAAGAHAPALATAPLKKRIRYTSTTDSAVVLTPPALATPPPPAHGIWDPSQVLPHELMPNPAQVFVRHPGATTLHRIPATTVEEQLEPLALVAKKPTTSSSSVKAENEQAHTYAHTPTKYTPANDECAPSVYVPKKQQATANSQLKFHASNSESVPLAFTANAHHLSGAARDEHALQQHAVASGSALQYNKPGSSADEAPSGSGGSIGSGSARPQQRNYKNMTRERRIEANARERTRVHTISAAYETLRRAVPSYSNAQKLSKLSVLRIACSYILTLSRMAGEDYSADGSEPSLADCFDAVTETIQTEGKIRKKKDE, encoded by the coding sequence GTTCACCCAATTCCAACGATCGCGATGCTGGCTTCTGCTCCGGCAGTTCGGAGGGCGGCGACGATCTCGATCGCATTGAGCATGCGCGCCTCGTAAGCAGCAGTCCCACCAGCCCCACCGATGCGACAACAGAGACCTCGGAGGATTCCGTTGAAGTCAAAGTCACACCGATTGCACTCGTGCGCAATAAGCGCAAAAGTTCAGAACCCTCCAAAGTGGTGGACGCCAGCGCGACATCGGTTGCAGCGGGTGCGCATGCGCCAGCACTGGCCACAGCGCCGCTGAAGAAACGCATACGTTATACCTCGACAACAGATTCCGCTGTGGTATTGACACCTCCAGCGCTCGcgacaccaccaccaccagcgcATGGCATCTGGGATCCTAGTCAAGTGTTACCTCATGAATTGATGCCAAATCCAGCGCAGGTGTTCGTGCGACATCCGGGCGCCACGACGTTGCATCGCATACCCGCCACCACAGTCGAGGAGCAATTGGAACCGTTGGCGTTGGTCGCAAAGAAGCCAACCACCAGCAGTAGTAGCGTTAAGGCGGAGAACGAGCAAGCGCATACATACGCGCACACGCCCACCAAGTACACGCCCGCCAACGATGAGTGCGCGCCGTCCGTTTATGTGCCGAAGAAGCAGCAGGCAACCGCCAATAGTCAACTAAAGTTCCATGCCAGCAACAGTGAGTCCGTGCCGCTTGCATTTACGGCGAATGCGCATCACTTGAGCGGCGCCGCGCGAGATGAGCACGCGCTGCAACAACATGCAGTTGCAAGCGGCAGCGCGTTGCAGTACAATAAGCCCGGCAGCAGCGCGGATGAGGCGCCCAGCGGCAGCGGCGGTAGTATTGGTAGCGGCAGCGCGCGTCCACAACAACGCAACTACAAGAATATGACACGCGAACGACGTATTGAGGCGAATGCGCGCGAACGCACGCGCGTGCACACCATCTCCGCGGCTTATGAGACGCTGCGCCGCGCCGTGCCATCCTATTCGAATGCGCAGAAACTTTCAAAGCTTTCAGTTTTGCGCATTGCCTGTTCCTACATTTTAACGCTGAGCCGCATGGCTGGCGAAGATTACAGCGCTGATGGTTCCGAGCCATCGCTGGCTGATTGCTTCGATGCGGTCACCGAAACCATACAGACTGAGGGCAAGATCAGAAAGAAGAAGGACGAATAA